A stretch of the Pseudorasbora parva isolate DD20220531a chromosome 13, ASM2467924v1, whole genome shotgun sequence genome encodes the following:
- the tmem81 gene encoding transmembrane protein 81, whose product MARSALWLVLLYCTLLPCPSWCSTLTKAELEELENINTWVIRRSFPCSATCGLGLRTQELCPIRGTENISKTSCKMRTIRCLDTWQCGLKTQTTTAGQRLVLDCLEEVMEAMGRFAFVVSWRFAQGVITSDDSLFTRYEALSLDKVVLDPLREEDSGTYRCDVLDTGKRRVKRMYKGVKVLSPNELKLDFTKGLSRWEGPVSLFSNITSTGHMYPSSTARNMVLISMSISAVMSAVIFLLLWGLYWIRPRTAQLSKDNI is encoded by the coding sequence ATGGCACGCTCAGCACTTTGGCTGGTGTTGTTGTACTGCACTCTCCTGCCCTGCCCCAGCTGGTGTAGCACTTTAACCAAAGCCGAGCTGGAAGAACTGGAGAATATCAACACCTGGGTCATCAGACGCAGCTTTCCCTGCAGTGCCACCTGCGGGCTTGGCCTCCGAACTCAAGAGCTCTGCCCTATTAGGGGAACCGAAAACATTTCCAAAACGTCCTGCAAGATGAGGACCATCCGCTGCCTAGACACCTGGCAGTGTGGACTGAAGACCCAAACAACAACTGCTGGTCAGCGTCTGGTGCTTGATTGCTTAGAGGAAGTGATGGAAGCCATGGGCCGCTTTGCCTTTGTGGTGTCTTGGCGCTTCGCCCAAGGAGTCATCACCTCTGATGATTCGTTATTCACCCGCTATGAAGCCCTCAGTCTGGACAAGGTGGTGCTAGACCCTCTCAGAGAAGAGGATTCTGGGACATACCGCTGTGACGTACTGGACACGGGCAAACGAAGAGTGAAGAGAATGTATAAAGGGGTAAAGGTGTTATCTCCCAATGAACTGAAGTTAGACTTTACTAAAGGTCTGAGTCGTTGGGAAGGCCCTGTGAGCCTGTTTTCTAACATCACTAGCACAGGACACATGTATCCCAGCAGCACTGCCCGAAACATGGTGTTGATAAGCATGTCCATATCTGCTGTAATGTCGGCGGTCATCTTTCTGCTCTTGTGGGGTTTATACTGGATAAGACCCAGAACAGCTCAACTTTCCAAGgacaacatttaa